A section of the Perognathus longimembris pacificus isolate PPM17 chromosome 7, ASM2315922v1, whole genome shotgun sequence genome encodes:
- the Nppa gene encoding natriuretic peptides A, with protein MGSFSTITVSLLLFLVLQLPQSGANPVYNTVPSADLMEFKNLLDQLEEKMPLEEEAAAPQVLSEQNEEVGAALSTLPEVPPWTGEVGPVQRDGGALGRSPWDSSDRSALLKSKLRALLTAPRSLRRSSCFGGRIDRIGAQSGLGCNNFRYGGLRGTLPKCGHPLTATSGTSGSAQ; from the exons atgggctcCTTCTCCACCATCACCGtgagcctcctcctcttcctggtcCTTCAGCTTCCACAATCAGGCGCCAACCCTGTGTACAATAccgtgcccagcgcagatctgatGGAGTTCAAG aatttactgGACCAGCTGGAGGAGAAAATGCCGTTGGAAGAGGAGGCTGCGGCCCCACAAGTCCTCAGCGAGCAGAATGAAGAAGTGGGGGCCGCGCTCAGCACGCTCCCCGAGGTCCCTCCCTGGACCGGGGAGGTGGGCCCAGTGCAGAGAGACGGGGGTGCTCTTGGGCGGAGCCCCTGGGACTCCTCCGATCGCTCTGCCCTCCTGAAGAGCAAGCTGAGGGCACTGCTGACGGCCCCGCGGAGCCTGCGGAGATCCAGCTGCTTCGGAGGCCGGATCGACAGGATCGGGGCCCAGAGCGGGCTGGGCTGCAACAACTTCCgg TATGGTGGGCTGAGGGGCACCCTCCCCAAGTGCGGGCACCCGCTCACCGCGACCTCTGGAACCTCCGGGTCTGCTCAGTGA